The Triticum aestivum cultivar Chinese Spring chromosome 4B, IWGSC CS RefSeq v2.1, whole genome shotgun sequence sequence TCGGCAAAACATCTCCACTTGCTGTCACTACCACATCCATGTCATGATATCAATTTCCACTATTCTCCTAATGCCACAGTTCTGAGTGTGAAAAAGGAGCAATGGTAGTAAGTAGTAACACACTTCGCGTCACTTTCGGAGGTAATATGAGAAGTTATTTGCAGTTCCCCACACGCTATCCAATCCTCTTGATGGAGTCTACCAAATACTCGATATCAGGGTTTACGATGGCACGCTTGTTCACCTCCCCCAGCCCCCAGGCTGCAGCAGTGCTTCTTGTTTGTGTTGATCGCTACAGCCTCTTGAGCAAATGTGCAGTCCAAACCTAGCTGAAACCTGCACGTTTTATTCATCTCAAGTACTGCATCATCAAAAGACTAAACATAAGCAGAAAATGTAGCATAAAGAAGCGCAGAATTTTTTAAACACGTACATCAAAGAGTGCATCTCCGAGCCTCATCTTCACTTTACCACTCTTGTACACGAGCAGCTTCCCCATGAGACCACCTGGCAAATCTTTTAGCTTACAGCCGTTGATTGACTCGAGTCTCCTCTTCTTATTGGGTTCTTCTGTTTCAACACCCTCACTGTCACTCGTGTCCATATCTGCCCCAGCAACGGATACAACCTGCGGTAAAGGAAGAGTTGCAGGGAACTGGAAGAAGAGCAACTGTGGTGTATTCATGTTGTCCTCAGTGTCCTATCAAACGATCAATATAATACATCAGTTTTTAGGCCACTAATACTATACAGTCGGTACAATCAGTTCCATCAATATAAGATTACAAAACTAATAGAAGTCTAAAAGAAAAAGAGTAACCGGTAGTTCATCGACATCCCCACAAAAAAGACAGTTCCATCAACATGGGTGCGCTATTTTGCATTGATATGAATACCTGAACAAGAATGGTGTTCCTCGACATGATATCATGCAACATGATATACATACCATTAGCCCAAGTTCCTGAGCTGCAGTTAATTCACCATCTTGTGTTCTGCTGGAAGAGAACTCTCCAAACATGTCTTCATCAAAAAATTCTGTAGCAAAGAGAATGGGATGTTAACGGAAGTGTTTGTGAGAGGCAAACTGTGAGCATGATGTGGCAAAAGCCAAAAACTGCAAAAATGAAGAACACCAGAACCTGGATTTGCAGAGTGGGGCCTCCTTAGAGGGAGGGTAATAAGAGGATAGTTGTAGCTGCGATGGGTAAAGTCCTGCAACAGTTAGGAGATAAGTCAGGTAAATAACAAAACAACCCCCCACCACCCCACCCCTTATGTTATGCTTGTATGGGTTTACTAACCTGAGGTCCAGTGAACTGTTTGGGTAACTTTGCAGCAGAAGTCGTAACGCCAGACATCGTATACTTGCTAAAAAGGTTTACCTCCTGTTCTTGTTTCACTGGCAGAAGAAATGATAAATTGCTCTGTAAATGTTCAGCTGAAGGTAAATATGAAACAAATGGGAGTGCCAACCTACCTGATGAAGAACTTTTAGGGGTGGGGAAGGATCTTGCAGTTGAAGAGTTCACTTGTCCAAATGCAACCTGAACACAGGCTTCTACAGTCGTAATGGAGCAGTATGTTATTACTAAATTATAAACTGAAAACAACATAATGCCGTTACACCGGCGGTATTGAGATTGTTATAAATATTCATAAACCCATATTTATGGACGAATCAGTGCTGACTTCTAAATCGAATTTTGATTACCTAAATTGCAACAATTATCTAAGCCTCTAAGGCGCATCATGCTGCATGTCATTAGTTTGGAGAAAACCTCCAGTCAAATTATATCCTAAGCTAGTGACGATTTCATGAGACAACTCCAGAGTCCAGATTTTTCCTGGCCACACATGTCTGCTTAGGCAATGCAAATTGAATAGATAGCATATTTGAACTAGATGCCTTTGTGCTCCTTGCACTTGGACAGCTCACCATTACCATTTACCCAATAGCTACTCTATATGAACATGGTCAGTACGAACTGTTCAAAAATACAGAGATACCGGTGTCTTATTTGTCACAAATCGTTCAGCAGCTCTCAAGATACAAAGGAGGTTGTGATTCTAGAATCTTAGGAAGTTTGTGTGACAGCAACTGCAGTTAACTGATCAGTTATTTTTCATCGGACACAGGCTGGTGAATGCAGGATGGAACAGGAAGTACAGTAGATATTGTGAGGCAAATAACATTAAAATACTTACCATTTTTCTCAGCCTTGAATCTTCTTTCGAGGGCCCCTTGACTCTGCATATGAAACTACAGAATAAAACACCACCAACCTAAATCAGGCACGTAGAAATCGGACTCAGACATACAAGTACCTGTGGCGTTCTAAGTTTCATCAGTAACTCCTTATCAATTGTGTCAAGCTCGTTCTCCTCTTCCGGTTCCCTGTAGAATCCCAAATTACTTTCATTGCACAAGCACTGCGCCTACTTTAAATGGAAATGTTGACTTGAACAAGCATGCATAAACAGAGCACTGGTTAGTGTACATTACATCTTAGGGACACATTTTGGGGTTTTCTTAGTAGGCACCTTGGGTGAAAATTTAAGCCCGGCCTGCACGCGCAAAGTAGAAGAAAAAAAATGGTAAGCAGCCAGCACACTGAGCTTATAAGCATATGAGATTTAGCCGGAGAAAACACTCACCTTGTGGCGATTGGGTGGAGTGGAAGCAGAGCCATCCTTGTCTTTCCCCTTTTCACTCTTGTCGTCCATGAGAGCAAGTGGAAGATCTACAGGAATGAGATGAGCAGGTAAAGCTTGGGGTAAAAGAGCGTCTCCCAAACAAGTTTTGCCAAGTAAATAGTCAACTTCCATAAATTGCCAAGTGCTGCCTAGTGACACAATTAAGCAATAGCTCGAACTTGCTAGGCGAGCTCCAGGAGCAGCACACTGCGTGTGGCCTGCGCATTCACTCGTGCTCATCCACACGCATGATGTCTCACCCCCTGTGGACAAAAGAATTCCTGACGCTCACAGAAATAACGTCGAACAGCTTCATGGCGTGGCCTAAGCCCTCCCGCACCTCTCCACGCAAGCCCCACACCACCTCCGGCTACTGCCAGCCGGGGCACCAACAGCAAGAGCGCGGCAAAGCAACGCGACGGATCCGGTTCCGGGGGAAGGTTGGCTTACCTCGGCACGGCCGAAGAGCGGTGGTGGTTCCGGCCGGCCGCGCGGCTGCAGGTGGAGCGATCGAGGTAGGGGAAAGTGGAGAAAGTACTGTAGAGAGGGGAGGAGGATGCCGATGCTTGCAGGGAACAGCTTTGCAGTCACAACGGGAGGAGACACGTGTCGCGCCCGCAGAAGGACCGCTGGAAAAGATGTGTACGGCGACCGTATACTAGAATTCCGTTGGTTCCTTTGCCAAGTGGCACACAATGACGGAGCTAAAAAAAATTTGTTGGGCAGGCCAAGATAAAGaagaacacacacaaaaaagaCAATTATGGGTCATCGGCACTAATCAATACCTTATGTTCCCTTTTTTTACAAGTTCAAATGTGCAGATATATAAAATGCTATTAACAAATAAGCAGGCCGCCTAGCTTCGAGGGGTCACCCACGCGGCCGCTGCTCTGTCACGGCCTCCTGCAGCGAACTCCTTCTCCTTTGCATGGCAGGGTGGCCTAGGATGACGCGGTGGCCCTGGCGTCCATCTTTGAAGATCGTCAGCCAAGCTCGCCTCCCAAGCCCCCGGCGCCCCGCAGGAAGACGTTGGCTGGTGTCAGGATATCTACCAAGGGCGGATTGTCGCTGCAAAGAATCAGGCATCCCGATGGACCTGCTGACACTCCGGTGGCCAAGGTAGCTGAAAGGCTGGTTGGTCGCAGCCTGGGCATCACCAGGGACGGCAAGGACGTGACTGAGGTCACCCTGGATGATTTCACCGCCAAGTTCAGGGAGCAACTGGCTCCTGAGGTGATCATAGTCATGCGGGATTTCTTCCACCTAGACGACAAGGCCGTGAACGATGTGGAGGACGCCTGATCGACCACGGTGGAGAAGGTACATTGGAGATGGCCTCTGCTCAAGAAGGGGCTGCGCTTCAGGAGAGTTCGGAGCTGGCAGCAGCATGATTTGCTTGGTTGTGCTCCAGGATTAGTGTTATGCCTAGTTCTTATGTTAGCAAGCCTACGTTGTCGGTGCtctgggaaagggggtccccagacttgcctgcctgcggcctgcggcgtggctcaagcagtgacccagtacggcccaccttcatcaactcaagctcaagaccctcgcgaggggtcaagcctcacggggcggacgacaggaagcttcctcaggagcggcctcgccaggcaagctcgtgaggaggcggagagatcaaggcaaggatacctcgcgaggtgcccgtgacgcaagccatgacgaccgaggccaagcgggcgc is a genomic window containing:
- the LOC123091067 gene encoding uncharacterized protein — protein: MALLPLHPIATRPGLNFHPREPEEENELDTIDKELLMKLRTPQFHMQSQGALERRFKAEKNEACVQVAFGQVNSSTARSFPTPKSSSSVKQEQEVNLFSKYTMSGVTTSAAKLPKQFTGPQDFTHRSYNYPLITLPLRRPHSANPEFFDEDMFGEFSSSRTQDGELTAAQELGLMDTEDNMNTPQLLFFQFPATLPLPQVVSVAGADMDTSDSEGVETEEPNKKRRLESINGCKLKDLPGGLMGKLLVYKSGKVKMRLGDALFDVSARFGLHICSRGCSDQHKQEALLQPGGWGR